Proteins encoded by one window of Calidithermus timidus DSM 17022:
- a CDS encoding VWA domain-containing protein encodes MVFQAPQLLLLLLLLPVLVWEYRRRIGRAASSAYVLFPNPAQFAPIPQSPWKRHLGAGLYLVALALGIVALARPQATLLMPDNLAGVILTIDISLSMRATDIEPSRIEAAKAAAQSFVKALPPGAKVGLVSFAGYATTEVPLTTDHQRVLERIENLELARRTAIGEGLRESLLQFPLDEAGKPLGPSTVVLLSDGRNNWGVEPLEVAEQAKQMGVVVHTIGLGRRQSEDDFYFNNWMAFDEHTLRAIAQATGGEYYAAESAQALYEAYRKLGKVVGWKPTRTEVSGAVSLLAALTLASSLLVSNWRRRVV; translated from the coding sequence ATGGTTTTTCAGGCGCCGCAGTTGCTGTTGCTGCTATTGCTTTTGCCCGTCCTGGTGTGGGAGTATCGCCGCAGGATCGGCAGGGCGGCCTCGAGCGCCTACGTGCTCTTCCCCAACCCCGCTCAGTTTGCCCCCATTCCCCAGTCCCCCTGGAAGCGGCACCTGGGGGCGGGGTTGTACCTCGTGGCCCTGGCCCTGGGTATTGTGGCCTTGGCTCGTCCCCAGGCCACCCTTCTGATGCCCGATAACCTGGCTGGGGTCATATTGACGATCGACATCAGCCTCTCTATGCGGGCCACCGACATCGAGCCCAGCCGCATCGAGGCGGCCAAGGCCGCGGCCCAGAGCTTCGTGAAGGCCCTGCCGCCCGGGGCCAAGGTGGGGTTGGTGAGTTTCGCGGGGTACGCTACCACCGAAGTCCCCCTCACCACCGATCACCAGCGGGTCCTCGAGCGGATCGAAAACCTCGAGCTCGCCCGTAGGACGGCGATCGGCGAGGGGCTGCGGGAGAGCCTGCTGCAGTTCCCGCTCGACGAAGCAGGCAAGCCGCTGGGGCCCTCGACCGTGGTGCTGTTGTCGGACGGGCGCAACAACTGGGGGGTGGAGCCGCTCGAGGTCGCCGAACAGGCCAAACAGATGGGGGTGGTAGTCCACACCATCGGCCTGGGCAGGCGCCAGAGCGAGGATGATTTTTACTTCAACAACTGGATGGCCTTTGACGAGCATACCCTGCGTGCTATAGCCCAGGCTACGGGTGGGGAATACTATGCCGCCGAGTCGGCCCAGGCACTCTATGAGGCTTACCGCAAGCTGGGCAAGGTGGTGGGATGGAAGCCCACCCGCACCGAGGTGAGCGGCGCGGTCAGCCTGCTGGCCGCTTTGACGCTGGCCTCGAGCCTGCTGGTGTCGAATTGGCGGCGCAGGGTGGTGTGA
- a CDS encoding (Fe-S)-binding protein, protein MLSVPEKILFLLLAAASAYFGGMAFYRVYRAIARGKPENRFDRLPVRLGRALWLVLTQQTVFKKRPWVSLLHAFVFFGFVFYLLVNFVDVLEGYFPLQTRDGWFWNGFNLVADILTALILVGIAGLMLRRYVTRPKDFTWRENVPLHERVRLGIPRDSGIVGAFIAFHVGSRLLSKSSQAADVGPDPYQPVASAIGSLLGNLEEREIIFLEHLFWWFALGSILLFLPYFARSKHIHLFLAPLNIAFKKEKPGALLPIDFEKAEEDGLGVARLEDFTWPRLLDAYSCIMCNRCQEVCPAYTTGKALSPAAILISERYELNQILPAFAKGEPSPRALMDFALNDEAVWACTTCNACVEVCPVGNEQMLHIVDVRRERVMMQGEFPAQLSQAFRGMERNGNPWNMSPDKRMAWAEGLPFEVPTVEQNPEAEVLYWVGCAPSYDPRAQKTARAFAEILHESGTSWAVLGKREKCTGDAARRAGNEYLFAQLAEENVATLNAAMEAKPKTIVTTCPHCFHTLANEYKDFGGVYTVKHHSEYIAELIDAGRLQPLPVNGEVTYHDPCYLGRHNGVFAQPREVLKDVGLKLTEPARHGKNSFCCGAGGAQFWKEEEPGTERVSANRYRELKATGASTIAVGCPFCMQMMNVETAQEPEGQAPQVLDLSELVLQGIRKGKEATG, encoded by the coding sequence ATGCTGAGCGTACCCGAGAAAATCCTCTTTCTGCTCCTGGCTGCCGCTTCCGCTTACTTCGGTGGGATGGCGTTTTATCGCGTGTACAGGGCCATTGCGCGGGGTAAGCCCGAAAACCGTTTCGACCGGCTGCCTGTACGGCTGGGCCGGGCCTTGTGGCTGGTGCTGACCCAGCAGACGGTCTTCAAGAAGCGCCCCTGGGTTTCGCTGTTGCACGCCTTCGTGTTTTTCGGCTTCGTGTTTTATCTGCTGGTCAACTTTGTGGACGTGCTCGAGGGCTATTTCCCTCTCCAGACACGGGATGGCTGGTTCTGGAACGGCTTCAACTTGGTGGCCGACATCCTGACCGCACTGATCCTGGTGGGCATCGCAGGGCTCATGCTGCGCCGCTACGTGACCCGGCCAAAAGACTTCACCTGGCGCGAGAACGTTCCCTTGCACGAGCGCGTACGCTTGGGGATTCCCCGCGACTCGGGGATCGTGGGGGCCTTCATCGCCTTCCACGTGGGCTCGAGGCTGCTCTCCAAGTCGTCTCAGGCCGCCGACGTGGGGCCAGATCCCTACCAGCCGGTGGCCTCGGCCATCGGAAGCCTGCTGGGCAACCTCGAGGAGCGCGAGATTATCTTTCTCGAGCACCTCTTTTGGTGGTTCGCCCTGGGCTCGATCCTGCTGTTTTTGCCCTACTTTGCCCGCTCCAAGCATATTCACCTGTTTTTGGCCCCGCTCAACATCGCCTTCAAGAAGGAAAAACCCGGAGCACTGCTGCCCATAGACTTCGAGAAGGCCGAGGAGGATGGGCTGGGGGTGGCTCGGCTCGAGGACTTCACCTGGCCCCGGCTGCTCGATGCCTATAGCTGCATCATGTGCAACCGCTGCCAGGAGGTTTGCCCGGCCTATACCACCGGCAAGGCCCTGAGTCCCGCCGCCATCCTGATCAGCGAGCGCTACGAGCTCAACCAGATCCTCCCCGCCTTCGCTAAAGGGGAGCCCAGCCCCAGGGCGCTGATGGACTTCGCCCTCAACGACGAAGCGGTGTGGGCCTGCACCACCTGCAACGCCTGCGTCGAGGTCTGCCCGGTGGGCAACGAGCAGATGCTGCACATCGTGGACGTGCGTCGCGAGCGGGTGATGATGCAAGGCGAGTTCCCCGCCCAACTCTCCCAGGCTTTCAGGGGTATGGAGCGCAACGGCAACCCCTGGAACATGAGCCCCGACAAGCGCATGGCCTGGGCCGAGGGGCTGCCCTTCGAGGTGCCCACCGTGGAGCAGAACCCCGAGGCCGAGGTGCTCTACTGGGTGGGCTGCGCGCCCAGCTACGACCCCAGGGCCCAGAAGACCGCCAGGGCCTTCGCCGAGATCCTGCACGAGTCGGGGACCAGCTGGGCTGTCCTGGGCAAGCGCGAGAAGTGCACTGGCGACGCCGCCCGCCGCGCCGGCAACGAGTACCTCTTCGCCCAATTGGCTGAGGAAAACGTGGCCACCCTCAACGCCGCGATGGAGGCCAAACCCAAGACCATCGTCACCACCTGCCCCCACTGCTTCCACACCTTGGCCAACGAGTACAAAGATTTCGGCGGGGTCTACACGGTCAAGCATCACAGCGAGTACATCGCCGAACTCATCGACGCTGGGCGCCTGCAGCCGCTTCCGGTGAATGGCGAGGTGACCTACCACGACCCTTGCTACTTGGGACGCCACAACGGGGTCTTCGCCCAGCCCCGCGAAGTGCTCAAGGACGTGGGCCTCAAGCTCACCGAGCCTGCGCGTCACGGCAAGAACTCCTTCTGCTGCGGAGCCGGAGGGGCCCAGTTCTGGAAGGAAGAGGAGCCGGGCACCGAGCGGGTGAGCGCCAACCGCTACCGCGAACTCAAGGCCACAGGAGCCAGCACCATCGCCGTAGGCTGCCCCTTCTGCATGCAGATGATGAATGTGGAAACTGCCCAGGAACCCGAGGGCCAGGCCCCGCAGGTACTCGACCTCTCCGAACTGGTGCTGCAGGGCATCCGCAAGGGCAAGGAGGCCACTGGCTAG